A window of Paraburkholderia bryophila contains these coding sequences:
- a CDS encoding DUF3563 family protein — protein MYLLSRLFLFLTKSPDQLAKERADAFLAEATDLYDLEFRMRKLDREANPRQPSWMSQQH, from the coding sequence ATGTACCTGCTTAGCCGCCTGTTCCTGTTTCTGACCAAATCGCCCGATCAACTCGCGAAAGAACGCGCCGACGCTTTCCTCGCCGAAGCCACCGATCTGTACGATCTGGAATTCCGTATGCGCAAGCTCGACCGCGAAGCGAACCCGCGTCAACCGTCGTGGATGAGCCAGCAGCACTAA
- a CDS encoding TspO/MBR family protein produces MRRLPSLIVFLLLTLATALVASQFLPDAWYAALQKPAFNPPNWVFPPAWSVLYVLMAIAAWRVWKRDGLSAAIVLWAVQLLFNAAWMWLFFGLHRPDMALVDIAILLVLIAVLTFAFWRRDRWAGGLLVPYVAWVVFAAALNHALWQLNPAV; encoded by the coding sequence ATGCGTCGTCTGCCGTCGCTGATCGTATTTCTGCTGTTGACGCTGGCCACCGCATTAGTCGCGAGCCAGTTTCTACCTGACGCCTGGTACGCAGCGCTGCAAAAGCCTGCGTTCAATCCGCCGAACTGGGTGTTTCCGCCGGCGTGGTCGGTGCTGTATGTGCTGATGGCAATTGCCGCGTGGCGCGTGTGGAAACGCGATGGGCTAAGCGCCGCGATTGTCTTATGGGCCGTTCAACTGCTGTTCAACGCAGCATGGATGTGGCTTTTCTTCGGGCTGCATCGACCAGACATGGCGTTGGTCGATATCGCGATACTGCTGGTCTTGATCGCCGTGCTGACATTTGCGTTCTGGCGACGGGACCGCTGGGCAGGTGGACTGCTCGTGCCCTATGTAGCTTGGGTGGTGTTCGCCGCGGCGTTGAATCACGCGTTGTGGCAATTGAATCCGGCTGTGTAG
- a CDS encoding cryptochrome/photolyase family protein: protein MTRVRRLNDSFETGLVWFRRDLRGTDNAALYYALKHCEQVWCVFVFDTTILQPLVDAWQARRPDTPVQDRRIEFILAALGELDEALRAEGGGLIVLYGDPAELVPKLADQLGVDAVFANHDYEPVAIARDDTVQERLADAGRQLLTFKDQVIFERDEVLTGQKKPFTVFTPYKNAWLKQLTAFDLKPYPVETYAEHLATPPAALDRQLPTLKQLGFAPSNLAELALPTGVSGAQQLLDDFMTRIDSYADRRDFPASKGPSYLSMHLRFGTVSIRTLARLAHEMSLQPDGQGSATWLSELIWRDFYFMILAHHPRLASGASFKEEYDRLRWEQGPEADEAFAAWCDGRTGYPLVDAAMLQLNRTGYMHNRLRMVTASFLVKDLGVDWRLGERYFAEQLNDFDFSANNGGWQWAASTGCDAQPYFRIFNPITQSEKFDAEGRFIKRYLPELAKLPPKWIHAPWLAGTERLAEFGVVLGEDYPAPIVDHAEARARTLARFGK from the coding sequence ATGACACGCGTCCGACGACTGAACGACTCCTTCGAAACCGGTCTGGTCTGGTTCCGCCGCGACCTGCGCGGCACGGACAACGCCGCGCTTTACTACGCGCTCAAACATTGTGAACAGGTGTGGTGCGTGTTCGTGTTCGACACGACGATCCTTCAGCCGCTAGTCGACGCCTGGCAGGCGCGTCGTCCGGATACTCCCGTGCAGGACCGCCGCATCGAGTTCATTCTGGCGGCGCTGGGCGAACTGGACGAGGCGCTGCGCGCCGAGGGTGGCGGCCTGATCGTGCTGTATGGCGATCCGGCCGAACTGGTGCCGAAGCTTGCCGACCAGCTCGGCGTGGACGCGGTGTTCGCGAATCACGATTACGAGCCCGTGGCAATCGCACGCGACGACACGGTGCAAGAACGTCTCGCCGACGCCGGACGCCAATTGCTGACCTTCAAGGATCAGGTGATCTTTGAGCGCGACGAGGTGCTAACTGGCCAGAAGAAGCCGTTCACCGTGTTCACGCCGTACAAGAACGCATGGCTCAAGCAATTGACGGCATTCGATTTGAAGCCGTATCCGGTGGAAACCTACGCGGAACATCTGGCCACGCCGCCGGCTGCGCTGGATCGGCAATTGCCGACACTTAAGCAGCTTGGTTTCGCGCCGAGCAATCTCGCGGAACTGGCGCTGCCCACCGGCGTGAGCGGCGCGCAGCAGCTACTCGACGATTTCATGACCCGCATCGACAGCTACGCCGACCGGCGCGACTTTCCCGCGTCCAAGGGCCCAAGCTATCTGTCGATGCATTTGCGCTTCGGCACAGTCTCGATTCGCACGCTCGCGCGCCTCGCCCACGAGATGTCGCTGCAGCCCGACGGCCAAGGCTCGGCCACGTGGTTATCGGAACTGATCTGGCGGGATTTTTACTTCATGATCCTGGCGCATCATCCGCGACTGGCAAGCGGCGCGTCGTTCAAGGAAGAGTACGACCGGCTGCGCTGGGAACAAGGTCCGGAAGCGGACGAGGCATTCGCCGCGTGGTGCGATGGCCGCACCGGTTATCCGCTGGTCGATGCCGCGATGCTGCAACTGAACCGCACGGGCTACATGCACAACCGCTTGCGGATGGTCACGGCGAGTTTTCTCGTGAAGGATCTGGGAGTGGACTGGCGGCTCGGCGAGCGCTATTTCGCTGAGCAACTGAACGACTTCGATTTTTCGGCGAATAACGGCGGCTGGCAGTGGGCGGCGTCGACGGGATGCGATGCACAGCCGTATTTCCGGATCTTCAACCCGATCACGCAGTCCGAAAAATTCGATGCCGAAGGGCGTTTCATCAAACGCTATCTGCCCGAACTGGCAAAGCTGCCGCCCAAATGGATCCATGCACCGTGGCTAGCTGGCACGGAACGGCTTGCGGAATTCGGGGTGGTGTTGGGCGAGGATTATCCCGCGCCGATCGTCGATCATGCGGAAGCGCGAGCCCGTACGCTGGCTCGTTTCGGCAAGTGA
- a CDS encoding organic hydroperoxide resistance protein, whose product MNILYKTSATSTGGRDGRAVSADNALDVKLAAPRELGGNGTAGTNPEQLFAAGYSACFLSAMKFVAGQHKQTLPADTQVTAEVGIGPNDNGGFALDIELRVSLPGLEAAAAKELVDAAHQVCPYSNATRNNVAVRLQVA is encoded by the coding sequence ATGAACATTCTGTACAAGACCAGCGCAACGAGCACCGGTGGCCGCGACGGCCGCGCAGTATCGGCGGACAACGCATTGGACGTTAAGCTGGCGGCGCCGCGCGAACTCGGCGGCAACGGTACAGCGGGCACGAATCCGGAACAACTGTTTGCCGCAGGCTACTCGGCGTGTTTCCTGAGCGCGATGAAGTTCGTCGCCGGTCAGCACAAGCAGACGCTGCCGGCTGACACTCAAGTCACCGCGGAAGTCGGCATCGGCCCGAACGACAACGGCGGTTTCGCACTCGACATCGAACTGCGGGTGTCGCTGCCGGGTCTAGAGGCAGCCGCCGCGAAGGAACTGGTCGACGCCGCTCACCAGGTTTGCCCGTACTCGAACGCTACGCGCAACAACGTCGCGGTTCGCCTGCAAGTCGCGTAA
- a CDS encoding MarR family winged helix-turn-helix transcriptional regulator: MTQRPALPFTLDEQLCFALYSTSLAMTKAYKPLLDKLGLTYPQYLAMLVLWESDDVTVKDMAARLNLDSATVTPLLKRLESQGLLERVRGVDDERLVYIRLTKAGTALKRQAREVPAEIFCATQQTPEFLLRLRDDLTRLRTTLNDYMDH; this comes from the coding sequence ATGACCCAGCGCCCCGCTTTGCCCTTCACGCTCGACGAGCAACTTTGCTTCGCGCTCTATTCGACTTCGCTTGCCATGACGAAAGCCTACAAGCCGCTGCTCGACAAGCTAGGGCTCACCTACCCGCAATACCTGGCCATGCTGGTGCTGTGGGAGAGCGACGACGTCACGGTCAAGGACATGGCCGCGCGTCTGAATCTCGATTCCGCGACGGTCACGCCGCTGCTCAAGCGCCTCGAGTCGCAAGGCCTGCTGGAGCGCGTACGCGGCGTCGACGATGAACGACTGGTGTACATCCGCCTGACCAAAGCCGGCACCGCGCTGAAACGCCAGGCGCGCGAAGTGCCCGCCGAAATCTTCTGCGCGACCCAGCAGACACCAGAATTCCTGCTGCGTTTGCGCGACGATTTGACACGTTTGCGGACTACCCTCAACGATTACATGGACCACTAG
- a CDS encoding BPSS1780 family membrane protein, whose translation MQLIEVPAKTGYVWFRQGIWLFRKNPLAFLTLFFTYLLVMTLVAQIPVIGGVLPLAFIPGVAVGFMAACRNTIAGKPVFPTILVDGFHSYGPVVAKRLLVLGVLYVVAMALVLAGSALADGGMLLKVMLGAAAMDQEAIANSNIPLAILAAFALYIPVAMIFWFSPILAAWHDVPPMKAMFFSVVSCWRNRGAFIVFGALWFAAATTVSLGLSALMQALGAADFAFAVLMPATMIVTTMLYCSFYATYRGCFGVQTPETPDLPTTPAA comes from the coding sequence ATGCAACTGATCGAAGTCCCCGCGAAAACCGGCTACGTATGGTTCCGGCAGGGTATCTGGCTGTTCCGCAAGAACCCGCTCGCTTTCCTGACGCTGTTCTTCACCTATTTGCTGGTCATGACGCTCGTGGCGCAGATCCCGGTGATCGGCGGCGTATTGCCGCTGGCGTTTATCCCGGGCGTCGCGGTCGGGTTCATGGCCGCGTGCCGTAATACGATCGCCGGCAAGCCGGTGTTCCCGACCATTCTGGTCGATGGCTTTCACTCGTATGGTCCGGTGGTCGCCAAACGGCTGCTGGTGCTCGGCGTGCTGTATGTCGTCGCGATGGCGCTGGTGCTGGCCGGTTCGGCGCTCGCCGACGGCGGCATGCTGCTGAAGGTCATGCTCGGCGCCGCCGCCATGGATCAGGAAGCGATCGCCAACAGCAATATCCCGCTCGCGATCCTCGCCGCGTTCGCGCTCTACATTCCGGTGGCGATGATTTTCTGGTTCTCGCCGATTCTCGCCGCCTGGCACGACGTGCCGCCCATGAAGGCCATGTTCTTCAGCGTGGTCAGCTGCTGGCGCAATCGTGGCGCGTTTATCGTGTTCGGCGCGCTGTGGTTCGCTGCCGCGACCACGGTATCGCTCGGTTTGTCGGCGCTGATGCAGGCGCTGGGCGCGGCCGACTTCGCGTTCGCGGTGCTCATGCCCGCCACGATGATCGTCACGACCATGCTGTATTGCTCGTTTTACGCGACGTACCGCGGCTGCTTCGGCGTGCAAACGCCCGAGACGCCGGATCTGCCGACCACGCCGGCGGCTTGA
- a CDS encoding homoserine kinase, which produces MAVFTAVTESQLAEWMCHYDLGDVVELRGISSGIENSNFFLTTTRGEYVLTIFEKLTAEQLPFYLDLMQHLAAHRVPVPDPLPREDGTLFGTLSGKPATIVTKLEGVPELSPGVEHCVEVGQMMARMHLAGRDYPRYQPNLRSLPWWQETVPTVLPFLEGEQRDLLVSELAHQEAFFASADYAALPEGPCHADLFRDNAMFAHAAPDTGHEVRLGGFFDFYFAGCDKWLFDIAVAVNDWCVDLATGKLNDERTEAMLRAYQTVRPFTAEENRHWGDMLRAGAYRFWVSRLYDFHLPRAAELLKPHDPGHFERILRERLSGVALPGIHTSCN; this is translated from the coding sequence ATGGCTGTCTTCACTGCTGTCACCGAATCCCAACTAGCTGAATGGATGTGCCACTACGATCTCGGCGACGTCGTCGAGTTGCGTGGCATCTCGTCCGGCATCGAGAACAGCAACTTCTTTCTGACGACGACGCGCGGCGAATACGTCCTCACGATTTTCGAAAAGCTGACGGCCGAGCAACTGCCGTTCTATCTCGACCTCATGCAGCATCTGGCCGCGCATCGCGTGCCCGTGCCTGATCCGCTGCCGCGCGAAGACGGCACGCTGTTCGGCACGTTGAGCGGCAAGCCCGCGACCATCGTCACCAAGCTGGAAGGCGTGCCGGAATTGTCGCCGGGCGTCGAACACTGCGTCGAAGTCGGACAGATGATGGCGCGCATGCACCTCGCGGGCCGCGACTATCCGCGCTACCAGCCGAATCTGCGCAGCCTGCCGTGGTGGCAGGAAACCGTGCCGACCGTCCTGCCGTTTCTGGAAGGCGAGCAGCGCGATCTGCTGGTGTCCGAACTGGCGCATCAGGAAGCATTCTTCGCGTCGGCCGATTACGCCGCGCTGCCCGAAGGCCCCTGCCACGCCGATCTGTTCCGCGACAACGCCATGTTCGCGCACGCCGCGCCGGACACGGGCCACGAAGTGCGCCTCGGCGGCTTCTTCGACTTCTATTTCGCCGGCTGCGACAAGTGGCTGTTCGACATCGCGGTCGCCGTCAACGACTGGTGCGTCGACCTCGCCACCGGCAAGCTGAACGACGAGCGCACCGAGGCCATGCTGCGCGCATATCAGACCGTGCGACCGTTCACCGCCGAAGAAAACCGCCACTGGGGCGACATGTTGCGCGCGGGCGCGTACCGTTTCTGGGTCTCGCGCCTGTATGATTTTCATTTGCCACGCGCGGCTGAACTGCTTAAACCGCACGACCCCGGCCATTTCGAGCGCATTCTGCGCGAACGCCTTTCCGGCGTTGCACTCCCAGGCATTCATACCTCATGCAACTGA
- a CDS encoding AMP nucleosidase yields MNNDTNQRAVQTPANSFPTESFDDATEAVTYLSAIYEANTSFLRDAFARYRRNELFERRVRACYPFVRVRTEVNTHIDSRRSYGFVAGPGMFETTVTRPDLFGDYYREQLRLLAKNHHVKIEVGVSEQPIPIHFAFAEGIHLEGDLDRERLFLMRDVFDVPDLALLDDRIVNGTYEPLPGEPHPLALFTAARVDFSLHRLKHYTATSPTHCQNYVLYTNYQFYIDEFVKLGRTMMAHTDDEELRAYRSEYTSFVEPGDVITYNENLGEEAQEGTPPPRLPQMPAYHLKRADGSGITMVNIGVGPSNAKTITDHIAVLRPHAWIMLGHCAGLRNTQRLGDYVLAHGYVREDHVLDDDLPLWVPIPALAEVQVALERAVAQITQLDGVELKRVMRTGTVASVDNRNWELRDHREPVQRLSQSRAVALDMESATIAANGFRFRVPYGTLLCVSDKPLHGELKLPGMADQFYRAQVDQHLQIGVKAMELLRMNGLHRLHSRKLRSFAEVAFQ; encoded by the coding sequence ATGAACAACGATACCAATCAACGCGCGGTGCAGACTCCCGCCAACAGCTTCCCAACCGAATCCTTCGACGACGCCACCGAGGCCGTCACCTACCTCTCGGCGATTTACGAAGCGAACACCTCGTTCCTGCGCGACGCTTTTGCGCGCTACCGCCGCAACGAATTGTTCGAACGCCGGGTGCGCGCCTGCTACCCGTTCGTGCGCGTGCGGACCGAGGTCAACACGCATATTGATTCGCGTCGCTCGTATGGTTTCGTCGCGGGTCCGGGCATGTTCGAGACGACCGTGACGCGACCGGATCTGTTCGGCGATTACTATCGCGAGCAATTGCGTTTGCTTGCCAAGAATCATCATGTGAAGATCGAAGTGGGCGTGTCGGAGCAACCGATTCCGATTCACTTCGCGTTCGCCGAGGGCATTCACCTTGAAGGCGATCTGGATCGCGAACGCCTGTTCCTGATGCGCGACGTGTTCGACGTGCCCGACCTCGCGTTGCTCGACGACCGTATCGTCAACGGCACGTATGAGCCGCTGCCGGGCGAGCCGCATCCGCTCGCGCTGTTCACGGCGGCGCGGGTCGATTTCTCGCTGCATCGACTGAAGCACTATACGGCGACGTCGCCCACGCATTGCCAGAACTACGTGCTGTACACGAACTACCAGTTCTATATCGACGAGTTCGTCAAACTCGGCCGTACGATGATGGCCCATACCGACGACGAAGAACTGCGCGCCTATCGCAGCGAATACACGTCGTTCGTCGAACCCGGCGACGTGATCACGTACAACGAGAATCTCGGCGAAGAGGCGCAGGAAGGCACGCCGCCGCCCCGTCTGCCGCAAATGCCCGCGTATCACCTGAAGCGCGCCGATGGTAGCGGCATCACGATGGTCAACATCGGCGTCGGGCCGTCGAACGCGAAGACGATCACCGATCACATCGCCGTGCTGCGTCCGCATGCGTGGATCATGCTCGGCCACTGCGCGGGTCTGCGCAATACGCAGCGTCTCGGCGACTACGTGCTCGCGCACGGTTATGTGCGCGAGGATCACGTGCTCGACGATGATTTGCCGCTGTGGGTGCCGATTCCGGCGCTCGCCGAAGTGCAGGTGGCGCTGGAGCGCGCGGTCGCGCAGATCACGCAACTGGACGGCGTTGAGCTCAAGCGTGTGATGCGTACGGGCACTGTTGCGAGCGTGGATAACCGCAACTGGGAGTTGCGGGATCATCGCGAGCCGGTGCAGCGGTTATCGCAAAGCCGTGCGGTCGCGCTCGATATGGAAAGCGCGACGATTGCCGCGAACGGCTTCCGTTTCCGGGTGCCTTACGGGACCTTGCTTTGTGTGTCGGATAAGCCGCTGCATGGCGAGTTGAAGCTGCCCGGCATGGCCGATCAGTTTTATCGCGCGCAGGTCGATCAGCATCTGCAGATCGGCGTGAAGGCGATGGAGCTATTGCGGATGAACGGGCTGCATCGGTTGCATAGCCGGAAGCTGCGGAGTTTCGCGGAAGTGGCGTTTCAGTAA
- a CDS encoding chromate transporter, producing MNDTLIALAVIFSQLSLLAFGGGNTILPEMQRQVVDVHHWMPASEFSALFALAQAAPGPNLMIVTLVGWHVAGWAGMLVTSVAKFGPSSIVTILALHAWERFKDRPWRSYAQLGLVPVTAGIVAASAVLIAKASDPTAIAWGITAFTTALSLKTRIHPLWLLAAGSLIGLTGFGQM from the coding sequence ATGAACGACACGCTCATTGCTCTCGCTGTTATTTTCAGTCAGCTTTCGCTGCTCGCGTTCGGCGGCGGTAATACGATTCTTCCGGAGATGCAGCGCCAGGTGGTGGACGTGCATCACTGGATGCCGGCCAGCGAATTCAGCGCGCTGTTCGCGCTCGCGCAGGCCGCGCCGGGGCCCAATCTGATGATCGTCACGCTGGTGGGTTGGCACGTGGCCGGTTGGGCGGGGATGCTGGTGACTTCCGTGGCGAAGTTCGGGCCGTCGTCGATTGTGACGATACTGGCATTGCATGCCTGGGAGCGGTTTAAGGATCGTCCGTGGCGGAGTTACGCGCAGTTGGGACTGGTGCCGGTGACGGCCGGAATTGTCGCGGCAAGCGCAGTGCTGATCGCCAAGGCGTCGGATCCGACGGCGATTGCCTGGGGGATTACTGCGTTTACAACTGCGTTGTCGCTGAAGACGCGGATTCATCCGCTGTGGCTGCTGGCGGCGGGGAGTTTGATCGGGTTAACGGGGTTCGGGCAGATGTGA
- a CDS encoding chromate transporter: MDHDLTSSETGLAPTPTLREIFGGFLGLGLISFGGALPLARRALVEQRRWLSGEEFTDLLGLCQFLPGGNVINLSVAMGMRFRGVPGALAGLLGLIAGPSLVVIGLGVLYEHTQNDPHVRHLFAGLAAAAAGLLIAMAVKIVLPLRGKPLGALIAVLGFIAIAILRLPLLPTMLVLTPLSIYIASRSAR; this comes from the coding sequence ATGGATCACGACCTCACCTCATCCGAGACCGGCCTGGCGCCGACGCCCACGCTGCGGGAAATTTTCGGCGGTTTTCTCGGCCTCGGGCTGATCTCTTTCGGCGGCGCACTGCCGTTGGCGCGGCGCGCGCTGGTCGAACAGCGCCGCTGGCTGAGCGGGGAAGAATTCACCGACCTGCTGGGGCTGTGCCAATTTCTCCCTGGCGGCAATGTCATCAATCTGTCGGTGGCCATGGGCATGCGCTTTCGCGGCGTGCCGGGGGCGCTGGCCGGCCTGCTTGGGTTGATCGCGGGGCCTTCGCTGGTGGTGATCGGACTCGGCGTGCTGTACGAACATACGCAGAACGACCCGCATGTTCGTCATCTGTTTGCCGGGCTTGCCGCTGCGGCGGCCGGTCTGTTGATCGCGATGGCGGTGAAGATCGTGCTGCCGTTGCGCGGCAAACCACTGGGCGCACTGATCGCCGTGCTCGGTTTCATCGCGATTGCAATCTTGCGGCTGCCGCTGCTGCCGACCATGCTGGTCCTGACGCCGCTCAGCATCTACATCGCGTCGAGGAGCGCACGATGA
- a CDS encoding transcriptional regulator GcvA, translating to MARNLPPFPALRAFEAAARHESFTAAANELHVTHGAISRQVAAFETWLGVQVFHRRGKRVRLTDDGRRYLSTVQAAFDSIALATDQLRDSGVVQVLRVNALPTFAMKWLLPRLHQFQRKVPNVELRLSTSNAPVDTLESFDVAVRRGPAHWPNCVSGHFLGESEIPVCSPALLQRSPIKVADDLARHVLLHSDTRPDAWANWLSAAGVTVKCRKKQSFDHFYLALQAAVDGLGVALGPLPLLADELVSGRLVVPLAGPRIDARGYWWVARREVAQAPLVALFCEWLQAQGDQTDIVETGSLEAAR from the coding sequence ATGGCCCGTAACCTTCCTCCTTTTCCGGCGCTGCGCGCCTTCGAAGCCGCGGCACGGCATGAAAGCTTCACCGCGGCGGCGAACGAATTGCATGTGACGCACGGTGCAATCAGCCGCCAGGTCGCGGCTTTCGAAACGTGGCTCGGCGTGCAGGTGTTCCACCGTCGCGGCAAACGCGTGCGTCTTACCGACGACGGCCGCCGTTATCTGTCCACCGTGCAGGCCGCGTTCGACAGCATCGCGCTCGCCACCGATCAACTGCGCGACAGCGGCGTCGTTCAGGTGCTGCGCGTGAACGCGCTACCCACCTTCGCGATGAAGTGGTTGTTGCCGCGCCTGCATCAGTTCCAACGCAAGGTGCCGAATGTGGAGCTGCGGCTATCCACGTCGAACGCGCCCGTGGACACCCTGGAGAGTTTCGACGTCGCGGTGCGGCGCGGCCCGGCACATTGGCCGAACTGCGTGAGCGGTCATTTTCTGGGCGAAAGCGAGATTCCTGTATGTAGTCCCGCGCTGTTGCAGCGCTCGCCGATCAAAGTCGCCGACGATCTCGCGCGGCACGTGCTGCTGCATTCCGACACGCGGCCGGATGCGTGGGCTAACTGGTTATCGGCGGCTGGGGTGACGGTGAAATGCCGCAAGAAGCAGTCGTTCGACCACTTCTATCTGGCCTTGCAGGCCGCGGTGGATGGTCTCGGCGTGGCGCTCGGCCCGTTGCCCCTGCTCGCAGATGAGCTGGTATCGGGGCGGCTCGTGGTGCCGCTGGCCGGTCCGCGTATCGACGCGCGCGGCTACTGGTGGGTGGCGAGGCGGGAGGTCGCGCAGGCGCCGCTGGTGGCGCTGTTCTGCGAATGGCTGCAGGCGCAGGGTGATCAGACCGATATAGTGGAAACGGGCAGCCTGGAGGCTGCCCGTTAG
- a CDS encoding LOG family protein — translation MTKRKVIPSLRSLADQERATAKKARASWQMFTIMAEFIEATEYLSEIRPAVSIYGSARLKPNSPYYKLATQIARKLSDAGFAVISGGGPGIMEAANKGAHAGKAPSVGLNIELPHEQSGNQWQDISLRFRHFFTRKVTFVKNSDAVIVMPGGFGTLDELAEVLTLIQTKKSRHVPIILVGAEFWEGLLAWFKNSLTPMGLINPADMDLMQVIDDPDQVLEAVLKFYEDREETEPHPAKSDEDRMFYL, via the coding sequence ATGACTAAGAGAAAAGTGATTCCGAGTCTGCGATCACTCGCAGATCAAGAGCGCGCTACGGCTAAGAAGGCCCGCGCATCGTGGCAGATGTTCACGATTATGGCAGAGTTTATCGAGGCGACCGAGTACCTCTCGGAGATTCGCCCGGCTGTCAGCATCTACGGTTCAGCGCGCCTGAAACCGAACTCGCCCTACTACAAACTCGCCACGCAAATCGCGCGCAAGCTGTCGGACGCAGGCTTCGCGGTGATCTCGGGCGGCGGCCCCGGCATCATGGAAGCGGCCAACAAGGGCGCGCATGCCGGCAAGGCGCCGTCGGTCGGCCTGAACATCGAACTGCCGCACGAGCAATCGGGCAATCAGTGGCAAGACATCTCGCTGCGCTTCCGTCATTTCTTCACGCGCAAAGTGACGTTCGTGAAGAACTCGGACGCGGTGATCGTGATGCCGGGCGGCTTCGGCACGCTGGACGAACTGGCCGAAGTGCTCACGCTGATTCAAACCAAAAAGTCGCGCCATGTGCCGATCATTCTCGTGGGCGCCGAGTTTTGGGAAGGCCTGCTCGCGTGGTTCAAGAATTCGCTCACGCCCATGGGCCTGATCAATCCGGCCGACATGGATCTGATGCAGGTGATCGACGATCCGGACCAGGTGCTCGAAGCGGTGCTGAAGTTTTATGAAGACCGTGAAGAGACGGAGCCGCATCCGGCGAAGTCGGATGAAGACCGGATGTTCTATCTGTAA